The following are from one region of the Littorina saxatilis isolate snail1 linkage group LG4, US_GU_Lsax_2.0, whole genome shotgun sequence genome:
- the LOC138964595 gene encoding very low-density lipoprotein receptor-like: MSRLMFLVALLCVFAFCDAATTSKKLLKNLKQQRQAPLPGECGNYEFRCKNSRCIQLQWTCDTDDDCGDGSDELSCPTDCSGNHQFKCGNSTCIPSEYRCDGDNDCGDHTDENNCDTLECPIAEIKCSNNICIESAYMCDGDNDCGNGWDEVQANCNGI; this comes from the exons ATGTCTCGACTTATGTTTCTTGTGGCTTTGCTTTGCGTGTTTGCTTTCTGTGATGCTGCAACAACGTCCAAGAAGTTGTTGAAGAACCTGAAGCAACAAAGAC AGGCCCCGCTGCCTGGAGAGTGCGGGAACTACGAGTTCCGCTGCAAGAACTCTCGCTGCATCCAGCTGCAGTGGACATGTGACACTGATGACGACTGTGGAGACGGGAGCGACGAACTCAGCTGCC cCACGGACTGTTCTGGCAACCACCAGTTCAAGTGTGGCAACAGCACGTGTATTCCCTCCGAGTACCGTTGTGACGGCGATAATGACTGTGGCGACCACACCGATGAAAACAACTGTG ATACCTTGGAGTGCCCCATAGCGGAGATCAAGTGCAGCAACAACATCTGCATTGAAAGCGCCTACATGTGCGACGGCGACAACGACTGTGGCAACGGCTGGGACGAGGTTCAGGCCAACTGTAACGGCATCTAG